The following proteins come from a genomic window of Aspergillus luchuensis IFO 4308 DNA, chromosome 3, nearly complete sequence:
- a CDS encoding uncharacterized protein (COG:S;~EggNog:ENOG410Q0DS;~InterPro:IPR022198;~PFAM:PF12520), with protein sequence MGKFGSEQALPPIDIEKHAYYAFLVSSNAVSWAQHFFLPRGMVLRYHPCPSISELIPDEDTLKLYRQYELAGHGETGLSGLSLKEKQVIERLRARQQDLPLLNMLLQALRISGLRPGFMAGNINRLLRMKCPHEHAHYIQHILNVWTYIMGPQHVSNLDAESVRLLQGRSPVWSTTDHEFIRRLLSVGVLFPGVTDPERRALLARRLLSVATIIPSLRTFMEDTKYLLPCALALRRLIPDAPGDTIQTCLWHYYSAPEPHTKNGRATFLHAYRRLWLFTMRCFPHLVSIMPLRDRRGAARRVHRSREKSKRCWTALAHLAWSQGFRTPKISAILQQWGFRPGQCQRRGHFQEPHLTRNGTGPWKLRHRCGMPSEMTFLQSQPFLTLHNIDTRRDCVAGEDLTPFAVARDIFQAFLGNLPALPEPVANASLHTYKARNKEHGFLPSQPVANFHSPDHSVHLLSPSLSREPRRVLATNGSHLETDRRRTSAEPLLHDVWQDGNTPGQRTNYSLSSYGSPAASSQGEPARRPLFDSAELVRIGDSNPFSSSSTRIDSPHPQHTPVHKCLPTAVSPVAGPSHSRLGLLGWKTRKRPQDLPSPGSSGAEGKGILYEMGTPATVYYLPLPRARRLFKHYLDSHPHFVYARLTSRGHRLVDPAAVPGHLRHAVVVAGPKQLMSLSDEDNALIEDKDEHCAQDAQA encoded by the exons ATGGGCAAGTTCGGGTCAGAGCAAGCTCTGCCGCCCATTGACATAGAGAAGCACGCTTATTATGCATTTCTAGTGAGTAGTAATGCGGTGTCATGGGCACaacatttctttcttcctcgaggAATGGTGTTGAGGTACCACCCTTGCCCTTCCATTTCGGAGCTCATACCGGATGAAGATACTCTAAAGTTGTACCGACAATACGAGCTGGCTGGCCATGGCGAGACAGGTTTAAGTGGATTGAgtctgaaggagaagcaggttATTGAGCGGCTACGGGCCCGGCAACAGGACCTGCCGTTACTGAACATGCTTCTCCAGGCGCTGCGGATTTCTGGCCTCCGTCCTGGGTTTATGGCGGGAAACATCAACCGATTGCTGCGTATGAAATGCCCACAT GAGCATGCGCATTACATCCAGCACATCCTGAATGTCTGGACCTATATCATGGGCCCCCAACATGTCTCCAATCTCGATGCCGAATCTGTTCGGCTGTTGCAGGGCCGGTCGCCGGTATGGTCTACCACTGACCACGAATTTATCAGGCGCCTCCTGTCGGTAGGCGTACTCTTTCCGGGAGTGACAGACCCAGAGAGACGTGCGCTTCTTGCCCGTCGGCTTCTTTCTGTAGCGACTATCATTCCGTCGCTACGGACGTTTATGGAGGATACGAAATATCTCCTGCCGTGTGCTCTGGCATTGCGAAGGCTCATCCCAGATGCTCCTGGCGATACAATCCAAACTTGCCTCTGGCACTATTACAGCGCACCCGAACCGCATACAAAAAATGGCCGAGCGACGTTCCTCCACGCATACCGACGGTTATGGCTATTCACCATGCGGTGCTTCCCCCATCTGGTCAGCATCATGCCTCTACGCGACCGTCGTGGAGCAGCAAGACGCGTCCATCGATCGCGGGAGAAATCTAAGCGCTGTTGGACGGCCCTGGCTCATCTTGCGTGGTCGCAGGGCTTTCGTACACCCAAGATTTCTGCGATACTCCAGCAGTGGGGGTTCCGACCAGGTCAATGTCAACGCCGGGGACACTTCCAAGAGCCCCACTTAACCCGAAATGGGACAGGCCCCTGGAAGCTGCGCCATCGGTGCGGCATGCCCTCTGAAATGACTTTTTTGCAAAGTCAGCCGTTCCTGACGCTGCACAATATAGACACCCGCCGGGATTGTGTTGCAGGAGAGGACCTGACTCCATTTGCGGTCGCTCGGGATATCTTTCAGGCGTTCCTTGGCAACCTTCCAGCCTTACCCGAACCGGTCGCAAATGCGTCCCTGCACACCTACAAGGCCCGAAACAAGGAGCATGGATTCCTTCCATCTCAGCCTGTGGCCAACTTTCATAGCCCGGATCACAGTGTGCATCTCTTATCCCCCTCCTTGAGTCGCGAGCCAAGGAGGGTCCTCGCCACCAATGGCAGTCACCTGGAAACAGATAGGCGGAGGACTAGTGCCGAGCCGCTGCTGCACGATGTATGGCAGGATGGTAACACACCTGGGCAGCGAACCAATTACAGCCTGTCTAGCTATGGTTCCCCAGCCGCCTCATCACAGGGTGAGCCTGCCAGAAGGCCGCTCTTTGATTCGGCGGAGCTGGTACGAATAGGCGACAGTAATCCCTTCAGTTCATCCTCCACACGAATAGATTcgccccacccccaacataCACCAGTCCACAAATGTCTTCCAACCGCGGTGTCACCGGTTGCTGGCCCGTCGCATTCTCGGCTCGGGCTTCTGGGGTGGAAGACTCGGAAGAGGCCGCAAGACCTGCCATCGCCAGGATCATCAGGAGCAGAGGGTAAAGGCATTCTGTACGAGATGGGAACACCGGCAACTGTGTACTATTTGCCTTTGCCCCGCGCGCGTCGCCTTTTTAAGCATTACCTTGACAGCCATCCTCACTTCGTCTATGCAAGACTGACCTCTAG
- a CDS encoding uncharacterized protein (TransMembrane:4 (i58-78o222-241i253-274o303-321i)), which translates to MVSTVGRPAHIQFARNGTRGGRHMSSRPPTGRLTIEDALAPITSTAAKTRKKRQIATFIYAGLLAASLVADILALLFLTRPPVQQAGVATLHLNGEGLLSKRGKKAHTMGETYVTASSASIDDNIAETTTAASNMPLLTATTAPDRPGILTGDTSESNWISIGTQALCFQAGPSRRVCHPFPANLSTVLPPSMQLVLGDSVSQLQNFERSAAVTARRGARSVMAIGLVLISVAVTLVLIFSRWSWACVHRLKWLMMAVASLCGLVCFTVSSGVLGTLQSSIEEEVRRGIPGIARMEWGSASRYSLGAMCCAIVAFGCSLASQTI; encoded by the exons ATGGTATCTACTGTGGGAAGGCCGGCGCACATCCAGTTTGCACGCAACGGCACCCGAGGAGGACGGCATATGTCTTCACGACCACCCACTGGTCGTCTGACCATAGAAGATGCCCTGGCCCCAATTACATCCACCGCAGCAAAGACCCGAAAGAAGAGGCAAATTGCTACCTTCATATATGCAGGGCTTCTGGCAGCCTCCCTAGTGGCCGACATTTTGGCTCTTTTATTCTTGACCAGACCCCCTGTTCAGCAGGCGGGAGTGGCCACTCTTCAT TTAAACGGGGAGGGCCTCCTGTCCAAGCGCGGCAAGAAGGCCCATACCATGGGCGAGACCTACGTCACAGCATCATCGGCCAGCATAGATGACAATATTGCTGAGACCACCACAGCAGCTAGTAATATGCCTCTCCTCACAGCAACCACGGCTCCTGATCGCCCTGGCATCTTGACAGGTGATACGAGTGAATCCAACTGGATTTCTATCGGTACCCAAGCACTGTGCTTTCAGGCTGGTCCAAGCCGTCGGGTGTGTCATCCGTTCCCGGCAAACCTTTCAACTGTTTTGCCTCCTTCCATGCAACTCGTGCTGGGGGACTCTGTTTCACAATTACAAAACTTTGAGCGGTCGGCTGCTGTTACGGCCAGGAGAGGTGCCCGGTCTGTCATGGCCATTGGTCTGGTACTGATATCTGTGGCGGTGACCCTGGTCCTGATCTTTTCACGGTGGTCGTGGGCTTGTGTGCACAGGCTGAAGTGGCTCATGATGGCAGTTGCCAGCCTCTGTGGCCTGGTATGCTTCACAGTATCCTCCGGTGTTCTGGGCACCCTGCAGTCTTCtatcgaggaggaggtgcgTCGTGGCATTCCGGGTATTGCTCGGATGGAATGGGGATCCGCGAGCCGGTATAGCTTAGGGGCCATGTGTTGTGCTATTGTGGCCTTTGGCTGCAGCCTTGCATCTCAGactatataa
- a CDS encoding uncharacterized protein (COG:S;~EggNog:ENOG410PPS6;~TransMembrane:2 (i49-69o104-124i)) translates to MATKPSTARKEAYRWRRWLDHLSESPSSTNPAIQSRYVDMLLETEKIPILHNLIASSCTWLLLAGFLVFPGTFSTLQDTALVDGLKGRRRDNEMISDAIENPPLLGLAVASCALGTAGCGWLWWRWRSNLIWPTRQIFL, encoded by the coding sequence ATGGCGACAAAACCATCGACAGCCCGAAAGGAAGCATATAGATGGCGACGGTGGCTTGACCATCTGAGCGAGTCTCCAAGCTCGACCAACCCCGCCATCCAGAGCCGTTACGTTGATATGCTGCTCGAGACAGAGAAAATACCCATACTGCATAATCTGATTGCATCCAGCTGTACCTGGCTTCTCCTAGCGGGATTCTTGGTCTTCCCAGGCACATTTTCTACGCTGCAAGACACCGCGCTGGTTGATGGATTGAAGGGCCGGAGACGGGATAATGAGATGATATCTGATGCTATCGagaacccccctctccttgGCCTAGCCGTAGCGTCATGCGCCCTCGGTACCGCTGGCTGCGGCTGgctttggtggaggtggcggtCGAATCTCATCTGGCCGACGCGCCAGATTTTCCTGTAG